One window from the genome of Fodinibius saliphilus encodes:
- a CDS encoding FecR family protein — protein MKFDDIDNRFLARYMAGDCTPDEEHKVKNWISADVKNKEKVEQFKRIWDSSEKDQSAVYGMFGTDEQWKKLQKRLKKEGELPSNKQHSYAKKYRSSSIHSMTQKVVRIAAIFLLAALIGVFAYQNWYSPEPKVTETVLREVSTANAQRVNLTLGDGTKVMLNAGSSMRFPEKFETDIREVYLKGEAYFKVKSNSERPFIIHSRGTKIRVLGTAFTVRSYEEDKNVRVVVEEGRVSFTKTDSMDTAKRLLTAQEMGAYELGSDRIRMTKVEDMQLYLSWKKGYLKFNEEPMAHVAKSLERRYGIEVSFENSEIKNKELTAYLKSRSIKNVLNVIAMSLDIEYELAENRVTFLRTK, from the coding sequence ATGAAGTTTGATGACATTGATAACCGTTTTTTAGCTCGGTATATGGCTGGTGATTGTACCCCAGATGAAGAACACAAAGTAAAAAACTGGATAAGTGCTGATGTGAAAAATAAGGAAAAGGTTGAACAGTTTAAGCGTATTTGGGATAGTTCAGAGAAAGATCAAAGCGCCGTGTACGGCATGTTTGGTACAGATGAACAATGGAAAAAATTGCAGAAACGGCTGAAAAAGGAAGGGGAATTGCCTAGTAATAAACAACACTCTTATGCTAAAAAATATCGTTCTTCTTCTATCCATTCGATGACACAAAAAGTTGTTCGCATAGCAGCAATATTTTTACTTGCAGCCTTAATAGGGGTATTCGCATATCAAAATTGGTATAGCCCGGAACCTAAAGTTACCGAAACCGTTCTTCGTGAAGTGAGTACCGCTAATGCTCAGCGGGTTAACCTGACACTGGGAGATGGGACAAAAGTGATGTTAAATGCAGGTAGTTCTATGAGATTTCCTGAAAAGTTTGAAACTGATATTCGGGAAGTTTATTTGAAAGGTGAAGCCTATTTCAAGGTTAAAAGTAATTCCGAACGACCTTTTATAATTCATTCGCGCGGGACAAAAATCCGGGTATTAGGAACTGCTTTTACTGTTCGATCATATGAAGAGGACAAAAATGTTCGGGTTGTGGTTGAAGAAGGACGTGTTTCCTTCACGAAAACAGATTCTATGGATACTGCTAAAAGATTACTGACGGCCCAGGAAATGGGTGCTTATGAGCTAGGTAGTGATAGGATAAGAATGACTAAAGTTGAGGATATGCAATTATACCTCAGCTGGAAAAAGGGATACTTAAAGTTTAATGAAGAACCAATGGCGCATGTTGCTAAATCACTCGAAAGGCGATATGGGATTGAAGTTTCTTTTGAGAACTCTGAGATAAAAAATAAAGAACTAACAGCCTACTTAAAAAGCCGCTCAATTAAGAATGTACTTAATGTAATTGCGATGTCATTGGATATAGAATACGAGCTTGCAGAAAATCGCGTCACTTTTTTAAGGACTAAATAA
- a CDS encoding RNA polymerase sigma-70 factor gives MDIIEEKKNKSEKHLVEKVREGNPQAFEQLFFEYFFDLCSYALQFTKSSERAKDVVQEVFYKLWKRRRDWNVHTSLKAYLFRAVRNEALNFIDKRDHQEKLKKQLSLQEEKVAPSQSSQKSQSDEQLVKVIWSIVKEMPQRRQSVFVLHRKHGLSYKEIAEVLDISRKTVENHMGLALDDIRTSIDLEL, from the coding sequence ATGGACATTATTGAAGAAAAAAAGAATAAGTCTGAAAAACACCTGGTGGAAAAAGTCCGCGAGGGCAATCCACAGGCTTTTGAGCAGCTATTTTTTGAATACTTTTTTGATCTTTGCTCCTATGCGTTACAGTTCACAAAGTCCAGTGAACGAGCAAAGGATGTAGTTCAAGAGGTATTTTATAAGCTATGGAAAAGACGGCGGGATTGGAATGTTCATACTTCACTTAAAGCGTATTTGTTTCGGGCTGTACGTAACGAAGCCCTAAACTTTATCGATAAAAGAGATCATCAGGAGAAGCTAAAAAAGCAATTGTCGTTGCAAGAAGAAAAAGTAGCCCCCAGCCAGTCATCCCAGAAAAGTCAAAGTGATGAACAGTTGGTAAAGGTAATTTGGAGTATCGTAAAAGAGATGCCACAACGACGTCAGTCGGTATTTGTACTACATCGTAAACACGGGCTAAGTTATAAAGAGATTGCGGAAGTGCTGGATATTAGTAGAAAAACAGTTGAAAACCATATGGGGTTGGCCCTGGATGACATTCGAACCAGTATCGATCTTGAACTGTAA
- a CDS encoding aspartate kinase, which translates to MKILKFGGTSMGDANTWQRVLNIIDRYQAPFIVVSATARTTRELLSAANKAIESLSEAQTKAKSIQQRHQKIISKFTDDYPKKGDQCQNICGQWIDEQIRELKQALINIQEAKELTPKTKDAILSIGEQLSSYLFVQCGSLFGIPMQWVDAADIIRTDSDFGQANPDTDYLKQKAPELQELVHSNRIPVMGGFYGHDANNTTTTLGFEGSDYTASLIGATLNAEVIEIWTDVSGIYTCDPRVIDDAKPISHLSFQEATELAYFGAKVLHPSTTKPASQKQIPISVKNIFAPNEPGTCISHEIQETEGVKAMTFKKDCVVITVTSSNTVMGYEFLANVFDILRWHHLPVDAVTTTEASVSIAIENGNRIDDAIEQLQSYGSVELDSSQGIISLVGCATKKAQLLVNDILLYLKDTPVNMISFSQPKGNLNIVVPKEYVIPSIKEIHQQLF; encoded by the coding sequence ATGAAGATCCTCAAATTTGGCGGTACGTCCATGGGTGATGCCAATACCTGGCAACGAGTACTAAATATTATTGACCGATACCAAGCTCCTTTTATTGTGGTATCAGCTACTGCTCGAACAACTCGCGAACTATTATCAGCCGCAAATAAGGCTATTGAAAGCCTTTCTGAAGCACAAACAAAAGCAAAAAGTATTCAACAACGACACCAAAAAATAATCTCTAAATTTACAGATGATTACCCTAAAAAAGGAGATCAGTGTCAAAACATTTGCGGTCAGTGGATTGATGAACAGATTAGAGAGCTTAAACAAGCCCTTATTAATATCCAGGAAGCCAAAGAGTTAACGCCTAAAACAAAAGACGCTATTCTCTCGATCGGTGAACAGCTATCCTCTTATCTTTTTGTGCAGTGCGGTTCTCTTTTTGGGATACCAATGCAATGGGTAGATGCAGCAGATATCATTCGTACAGACTCTGATTTCGGACAGGCCAACCCAGACACTGATTATCTAAAGCAAAAAGCTCCTGAACTTCAAGAGCTTGTACATTCCAATCGGATTCCTGTAATGGGCGGGTTTTACGGGCACGATGCAAACAACACCACTACAACTCTCGGCTTCGAAGGTTCGGATTATACTGCCAGCTTAATTGGCGCTACTCTTAATGCAGAAGTAATTGAAATATGGACCGACGTCAGCGGTATCTATACCTGTGATCCTCGTGTTATTGACGATGCTAAACCTATTTCTCACCTTAGTTTCCAAGAAGCTACAGAACTTGCGTATTTTGGGGCAAAGGTATTACACCCCTCTACTACCAAACCGGCATCTCAAAAACAAATTCCCATTTCTGTTAAAAATATATTTGCCCCTAATGAACCCGGAACTTGTATCTCCCATGAGATACAGGAAACGGAAGGGGTAAAAGCAATGACCTTTAAAAAAGACTGTGTAGTTATCACAGTAACATCATCAAATACGGTGATGGGGTATGAGTTCTTGGCCAATGTTTTCGATATCCTGCGCTGGCACCATCTCCCTGTTGATGCAGTTACTACTACGGAAGCTTCGGTCTCTATTGCTATCGAAAATGGAAATCGCATTGATGATGCGATAGAACAGTTACAATCCTACGGGTCCGTTGAATTAGATTCCAGCCAAGGCATTATTAGCTTGGTAGGTTGTGCTACAAAAAAAGCACAATTGTTGGTTAATGATATACTGCTATACCTGAAAGATACCCCTGTAAATATGATCTCTTTTAGTCAGCCTAAAGGTAATTTAAATATTGTAGTGCCGAAGGAATATGTCATCCCATCTATAAAAGAGATACACCAGCAGCTGTTTTAA
- a CDS encoding CNNM domain-containing protein — translation MYLLIFYLSLAIGVSFLCSLLEATLLSVSHSYIAIMERKGVRTGKLLRRYKEDIDRPLSAILSLNTIAHTVGAAGVGAQAQIVFGDSYVAISSAVLTFLILVLSEIIPKTIGATYWRNLAPFAARTLRILMVSLYPLVVMSQAITRWLSDDNNLPSFSREEFGALADLGVEEGVFEEEESRIFKNLIRFNSLRVKDIMTPRTVVVGFEEDLEIGDVSDNVEQLHFSRLPVYGKERDEITGYVLKNDLLLMMARGETDQKLKELKRDILIVPEMMPLQDFFERLMKKQEHIAIVVDEYGGFAGVVTMEDLVETLLGMEIIDEVDNIEDMQKMARKKWMERAKRLGIVPEEKEEPTSIDSSSKTS, via the coding sequence ATGTATTTACTGATTTTTTATTTGTCACTTGCTATCGGGGTTTCATTTCTGTGTTCTTTATTAGAAGCGACACTCCTTTCGGTAAGTCATTCCTATATTGCTATAATGGAGCGAAAGGGTGTGCGAACAGGTAAATTGCTGCGTCGCTATAAAGAGGATATCGATCGCCCGCTTTCTGCTATACTTAGTCTTAACACTATAGCCCATACCGTAGGTGCTGCAGGAGTTGGGGCTCAGGCACAAATTGTTTTTGGGGATTCCTATGTAGCGATATCTTCGGCGGTGCTTACATTTCTGATATTGGTACTTTCCGAAATCATCCCTAAAACTATTGGGGCAACCTACTGGAGAAATTTAGCCCCCTTTGCAGCGCGCACGCTTCGCATTCTTATGGTTTCTCTATATCCGTTAGTTGTTATGTCTCAGGCCATTACCCGTTGGCTTTCCGATGATAATAACCTGCCCAGTTTTAGTAGAGAAGAATTTGGTGCACTGGCAGACCTTGGGGTTGAAGAAGGCGTTTTTGAAGAGGAAGAATCCCGTATTTTTAAAAATTTAATTCGTTTTAATTCATTACGGGTTAAAGATATAATGACACCTCGCACCGTAGTTGTAGGATTTGAAGAAGATCTTGAAATTGGAGATGTGAGCGATAATGTAGAACAGTTGCATTTTTCACGTCTGCCGGTGTATGGAAAAGAGCGGGATGAAATTACGGGTTATGTTCTTAAGAATGATCTACTTCTGATGATGGCTCGCGGTGAGACTGATCAGAAATTAAAAGAGTTGAAGCGTGATATTTTAATTGTACCCGAGATGATGCCTCTGCAGGATTTCTTTGAGCGCTTGATGAAAAAGCAAGAGCACATTGCTATTGTTGTAGATGAGTATGGGGGGTTCGCCGGAGTTGTTACAATGGAAGATCTCGTTGAGACCTTACTGGGTATGGAAATTATAGATGAGGTCGATAATATTGAAGATATGCAGAAGATGGCGCGCAAAAAATGGATGGAACGTGCTAAAAGATTAGGCATCGTACCGGAAGAGAAAGAGGAGCCGACGTCAATCGACTCCTCATCCAAAACTAGTTAA
- the abc-f gene encoding ribosomal protection-like ABC-F family protein, translating to MLQLENISLTFGDDTLLDGISTIINPGERVGLVGPNGAGKSTLLKIIAGEINQDAGTINMSKAATVGYLPQDGVDPDPDLSVYEEMESAFKGIQKLEKEVQRAREKLAVLEEGTPQYKKAMERVGRLQSKIEQSGAYSLESNIEKILMGLGFTPEDFNRSTTEFSGGWLMRIALGKLLLKRPMYLLLDEPTNHLDIESLRWIEQFLSSYDGAVIIVSHDKAFLNKITSRTLALENGDLFDYAGNFNYYQEKHADYKEHLRKAYENQQKEIKEIQEFIDKFRYNASKAAQVQSRIKQLEKMDIIELDEREEEIFFEFPPPERSGAVVMELKNVRKQYDNNVVFENLSYTIDRGDKIAVVGPNGAGKSTLIRIIASMEDIDGGQREPGHNVTTSYFAQHQADELDLDKTVFEIMRDAAPKATETRLRTLLGCFLFQGEDVFKKVSVLSGGEKSRLALARMLLMPANFLIFDEPTNHLDMQSKNILQQALQQYEGAFMIVSHDRDFLDPIVDKTLEVRPDTTNTYVGNVSYYLEKVEERENNEETDSKSSNNNNNGLSRKEERRIAAQKRQRKNKKLKPLKKKLDPLEQEIELKEERKQEIEDLMAQSDFYDDEERVKEISMEYEKLKGELVEIYAEWEELAMKMSEIEEDFS from the coding sequence TTGCTTCAACTAGAAAATATATCGCTTACGTTCGGTGATGATACCCTGCTCGACGGAATCAGCACAATCATTAATCCCGGAGAACGGGTAGGACTGGTAGGCCCCAATGGTGCAGGTAAATCTACTTTACTTAAAATTATAGCCGGTGAAATTAATCAAGATGCCGGAACTATTAATATGTCTAAGGCCGCCACGGTAGGATACCTTCCCCAGGATGGTGTGGACCCGGACCCGGACCTCTCTGTGTACGAAGAGATGGAAAGTGCTTTCAAAGGAATCCAAAAATTAGAAAAAGAGGTACAGCGTGCCCGCGAAAAACTTGCTGTTCTTGAAGAAGGAACACCCCAATATAAAAAAGCAATGGAACGGGTAGGACGTCTGCAAAGTAAAATCGAGCAATCGGGTGCCTACTCCCTGGAATCAAATATTGAGAAGATATTAATGGGACTTGGTTTTACCCCGGAAGACTTCAATCGCTCTACGACAGAGTTTAGCGGTGGCTGGCTGATGCGAATTGCCCTCGGTAAGCTGCTACTTAAACGACCGATGTATCTACTGCTTGATGAACCCACTAACCATTTGGATATCGAATCCCTACGCTGGATTGAACAGTTCCTAAGCAGTTATGATGGTGCCGTTATTATCGTATCGCACGACAAAGCTTTTCTGAATAAAATCACAAGTAGAACACTCGCCCTTGAGAATGGTGATCTTTTCGACTATGCCGGCAATTTCAATTATTATCAAGAGAAACATGCTGATTATAAAGAGCACCTCCGGAAAGCATATGAAAACCAGCAGAAAGAAATTAAAGAGATACAGGAGTTTATAGACAAGTTCCGGTATAATGCCAGTAAAGCGGCCCAGGTTCAGAGTCGTATCAAACAACTGGAAAAAATGGACATCATCGAACTCGATGAACGAGAAGAGGAGATCTTTTTTGAGTTCCCACCGCCAGAACGCAGTGGTGCCGTAGTTATGGAACTTAAGAATGTGCGCAAACAATATGATAATAATGTTGTTTTTGAAAACCTCTCCTATACTATTGACCGAGGAGATAAAATAGCAGTCGTTGGACCCAATGGAGCCGGTAAATCTACGCTTATCCGTATTATCGCCAGTATGGAAGATATCGACGGCGGCCAGCGGGAACCGGGCCATAACGTAACTACCTCCTATTTTGCCCAGCACCAGGCCGATGAGCTGGATCTTGATAAAACAGTGTTTGAAATTATGCGCGATGCCGCCCCCAAGGCTACCGAAACCAGACTCCGTACCCTTTTGGGATGTTTCCTATTCCAGGGCGAAGATGTATTTAAAAAGGTATCCGTACTGTCAGGAGGTGAAAAAAGCAGGCTGGCCCTGGCCCGTATGCTATTAATGCCAGCAAATTTTCTAATCTTTGATGAGCCTACCAATCACCTTGATATGCAATCGAAAAATATTTTACAGCAGGCACTTCAGCAATATGAAGGGGCCTTTATGATTGTATCACACGACCGAGACTTCCTTGATCCTATTGTTGACAAAACACTGGAAGTTCGTCCTGATACTACTAATACTTATGTGGGTAATGTCTCTTATTATCTAGAAAAGGTTGAAGAACGGGAAAACAACGAGGAAACTGACTCTAAATCTTCTAACAATAACAACAATGGACTTTCCCGTAAAGAAGAGCGACGTATTGCTGCTCAAAAACGTCAGAGGAAGAATAAAAAATTAAAACCTCTAAAAAAGAAGTTAGATCCGCTGGAACAAGAAATTGAGCTGAAAGAAGAGCGAAAACAAGAAATTGAGGACCTCATGGCTCAGTCCGACTTTTATGATGACGAAGAACGGGTAAAAGAGATCTCGATGGAGTATGAAAAATTGAAAGGAGAGCTTGTTGAGATCTATGCAGAGTGGGAGGAGTTGGCTATGAAAATGAGTGAAATTGAAGAAGATTTTAGTTAA
- a CDS encoding VOC family protein codes for MADQPKPLFHLAFPVSNLEDTLTFYRDVLGCETGRSSDKWIDFDFWGHQVVAHLSPEEAGRSSTNEVDGHEVPAKHFGLILEWEQWEQLAERLQEKKVEFVIEPYVRFEGEPGEQATMFFKDPSGNALEFKAFRNKEQIFAT; via the coding sequence ATGGCTGATCAACCGAAACCACTATTTCATTTAGCTTTTCCGGTTTCTAACTTAGAGGACACGCTTACTTTTTACCGGGATGTTTTGGGATGTGAAACTGGGAGAAGTTCTGATAAATGGATCGATTTTGATTTTTGGGGACATCAAGTTGTGGCGCACTTAAGCCCTGAAGAAGCCGGAAGATCAAGCACAAACGAGGTAGATGGGCATGAGGTACCGGCAAAACATTTTGGATTAATTCTTGAATGGGAGCAGTGGGAACAGCTGGCCGAACGTCTACAGGAGAAAAAGGTCGAGTTCGTTATTGAGCCCTATGTTCGTTTTGAAGGGGAGCCCGGTGAACAGGCTACAATGTTTTTCAAAGATCCCAGCGGTAATGCTCTCGAATTCAAAGCCTTTCGTAATAAAGAGCAGATATTCGCTACATAG
- a CDS encoding superoxide dismutase family protein — MKLLKSIFVAFVLTIIAMGCAQQETKEIEIKENTESATSYTEAVAVVHATSDNEVSGTVTFTQEENGVRVQAELSGLSEGMHGFHIHQYGDCRANDGTSAGGHYNPADNKHAGPDAESRHVGDMGNIEADADGNATINYVDSTIELNGADSIIGRGVVLHGGADDLESQPSGAAGPRVGCGVIGIANTSM; from the coding sequence ATGAAATTATTAAAGAGTATTTTCGTAGCGTTTGTATTAACTATCATAGCCATGGGCTGTGCCCAACAAGAAACTAAAGAAATAGAGATAAAAGAGAATACAGAATCTGCTACCAGCTACACAGAAGCGGTAGCTGTTGTTCATGCCACTTCAGACAATGAAGTATCAGGAACTGTGACATTTACACAAGAAGAGAATGGCGTTCGTGTACAGGCAGAGCTAAGTGGACTAAGTGAAGGAATGCACGGTTTTCACATTCATCAATATGGTGATTGCCGGGCTAATGACGGCACTTCTGCCGGAGGCCATTACAATCCCGCAGATAATAAACATGCCGGTCCTGATGCTGAAAGTCGTCACGTCGGAGACATGGGCAATATTGAGGCAGATGCCGACGGTAATGCCACTATAAATTATGTTGATTCTACTATCGAACTCAATGGGGCTGATAGTATTATTGGACGCGGCGTGGTACTGCATGGTGGAGCCGACGACCTTGAATCACAACCTTCGGGCGCTGCTGGTCCCCGTGTAGGGTGCGGAGTTATCGGTATTGCTAATACCAGTATGTAA
- a CDS encoding autorepressor SdpR family transcription factor, with protein MNTLFKALNDATRRKILQMLQDKDMTAGEIANEFDISKPSISHHLDILKQAKLISSERDGQFIRYAINTTVVEEVANWFLEILNKSDSS; from the coding sequence ATGAATACACTATTTAAAGCTTTAAACGATGCTACGCGCCGTAAAATCCTGCAGATGCTGCAGGACAAGGATATGACTGCCGGTGAAATAGCTAATGAGTTTGATATCAGCAAGCCCAGTATTTCACATCACCTTGACATCCTGAAACAAGCAAAACTGATTAGCAGTGAACGAGACGGGCAGTTTATTCGGTATGCTATTAATACCACCGTAGTAGAAGAAGTAGCCAATTGGTTTCTGGAAATTCTAAATAAATCTGATTCATCATGA
- a CDS encoding SdpI family protein, which produces MKSLIYAIKKEWYNIFLLFLPIVVIPFIWDLLPERIPSHWNFEGEVDEYSNKIFGVFFLPLLNIIIYLILLYLPKIDPKQRISIDQKPIPVLRTLTVVLILGIHIFIMSNAMGYNILTQGGLFLGLSLFFVVMGNYLRTIKPNYFIGIRVPWALEDDDNWRKTHKVGSYLWVAGGLLLLLLYPLLDLKTYSTLFGVVAMLLALIPTVYSFYLYQKQP; this is translated from the coding sequence ATGAAATCGCTCATATATGCTATTAAAAAAGAGTGGTACAATATCTTTCTATTGTTCCTGCCCATTGTAGTTATTCCATTTATCTGGGATTTATTGCCGGAACGCATTCCATCTCACTGGAACTTTGAAGGAGAAGTTGATGAGTACAGTAACAAAATATTCGGGGTATTCTTTCTTCCACTACTTAACATTATCATATATCTAATTCTTCTTTATCTCCCCAAAATAGATCCCAAACAGCGTATTTCAATCGACCAAAAACCGATACCGGTATTACGGACTTTAACAGTAGTATTAATATTGGGTATCCACATTTTTATTATGAGTAATGCGATGGGTTATAATATCCTAACTCAAGGTGGTCTGTTTCTTGGGTTATCCCTTTTCTTTGTAGTCATGGGTAATTATCTACGAACGATAAAACCCAATTATTTTATAGGAATTCGAGTACCTTGGGCTCTAGAGGATGATGATAATTGGCGAAAAACTCATAAGGTGGGTTCATACCTTTGGGTTGCAGGTGGGCTTCTGCTTCTTTTACTCTATCCGCTTCTTGATCTCAAAACATACAGCACCCTTTTTGGTGTTGTTGCTATGCTATTAGCACTTATTCCTACGGTGTACTCATTTTACCTCTATCAGAAACAACCCTAA
- a CDS encoding alpha/beta hydrolase, whose amino-acid sequence MKKVTLIIISLLFSWTAVAQYPESFNQKELIIKDNSTKIGGTLTWPKNSSPNAIVIMISGSGAQDRDETMNPISNFKPFALLADSLTSGGLATFRYDDRGIGASTGSFSDATLDTLASDVETIIKYFHKKDTPSFSEIILLGHSQGGLVGEKVAVKNRSVNKLILMASAGIPLQKILRHQVQRAFSRAFIDSVLAAKEINAREQLMDATKNDTNIDEAQKRYRTQFAAIQRSVGIDSSRASQIAQKQARQLTKVYRSPQLQSLLYYDPVIDLKKLDIPVLILFGGKDTQVTVEMNKPPMKEAMESTGVPYQIEVFPNANHPFQKAKTGDLQEYGQLKHHFVDGFTSTIIEWIK is encoded by the coding sequence ATGAAAAAAGTAACCTTAATAATTATATCTCTCTTATTTAGCTGGACAGCCGTAGCCCAATATCCAGAAAGTTTCAACCAAAAAGAGTTGATTATCAAAGATAACTCTACAAAAATTGGGGGAACTCTTACATGGCCAAAAAATAGTTCCCCGAATGCAATAGTTATTATGATTTCTGGTAGTGGAGCCCAAGACCGTGATGAAACGATGAACCCCATAAGTAATTTTAAGCCTTTCGCCCTTTTGGCAGATTCTCTCACCTCGGGTGGTCTTGCTACTTTTCGGTATGATGATCGTGGCATTGGGGCTTCTACTGGTAGTTTTTCGGATGCAACGCTAGATACACTTGCCTCTGATGTGGAGACAATAATAAAGTATTTTCACAAAAAGGATACTCCATCTTTTTCTGAAATTATTTTACTGGGACACAGTCAGGGAGGCCTTGTCGGAGAAAAGGTAGCCGTTAAAAACCGATCCGTAAATAAACTCATCTTAATGGCCTCTGCCGGTATTCCTCTTCAAAAAATTTTGCGCCATCAAGTACAACGTGCCTTTTCCCGTGCCTTTATTGATTCGGTTCTTGCCGCAAAAGAGATTAATGCTCGCGAACAACTAATGGATGCAACCAAAAACGATACAAACATTGACGAGGCCCAGAAAAGATACCGTACCCAATTTGCTGCAATACAACGCAGTGTTGGAATAGATTCTAGCCGGGCATCTCAAATAGCTCAAAAGCAAGCCCGACAGCTCACAAAAGTTTACCGGTCTCCTCAATTACAATCCCTGCTCTATTATGATCCAGTCATTGACCTTAAAAAACTCGATATTCCTGTGCTCATACTCTTCGGTGGTAAAGATACTCAAGTAACGGTAGAAATGAATAAGCCCCCCATGAAAGAGGCTATGGAATCAACAGGAGTACCTTACCAAATTGAAGTGTTTCCAAATGCAAATCACCCATTCCAAAAAGCCAAAACGGGTGATCTACAAGAATACGGTCAACTTAAACATCACTTCGTAGATGGCTTCACTTCTACAATAATAGAGTGGATTAAATAA
- a CDS encoding glycine--tRNA ligase, with translation MSVTELDSLDTLVSLAKARGMIYQSSEIYGGLGAVYDYGPLGVELKRNIRDFWWKEMTQRHDNIVGLDSSIFMHPKVWEASGHLDGFNDPMIDDKQSNKRYRADMLIENEIAKLRSKGKVDKADELQELLDTAGSRNGVCEDLYEIIMDNEIRAPESGAFDWTEVRQFNLMFKTQFGATSSGDEGDDAVYLRPETAQGIFVNFKNVMDTARQKVPFGIAQVGKAFRNEVVARQFVFRMREFEQMEMQYFVEPGTDGESYENWLNKRLDWHKALGIREHKLRTHPHPEDKLAHYAEAAADIQYEYPIGWQEVEGVHNRTDFDLSQHKEFSGKKLEYYDQQQQKRYIPYVIETSIGLDRTVMMVLCDAYREEEVDGDTRTVLKLNPQLAPTKVGIFPLIKKDKLQDLAHKITDDLRENYNVLYDESGSIGKRYRRQDEAGTPFCVTVDFDGVESEGEDTVTIRYRDDMTQDRVPVSRLKEVIDDKMSSWQPE, from the coding sequence ATGTCAGTTACTGAACTCGATAGTTTAGATACACTCGTTTCGTTGGCGAAAGCCCGCGGTATGATTTATCAATCATCAGAGATTTATGGGGGGCTCGGAGCCGTCTACGATTATGGTCCTTTGGGCGTAGAGCTCAAACGAAATATTCGTGATTTCTGGTGGAAAGAGATGACTCAACGCCACGATAATATCGTTGGGTTGGACTCTTCCATCTTTATGCATCCCAAAGTCTGGGAAGCCAGCGGTCACCTTGATGGTTTTAATGATCCGATGATTGATGATAAGCAATCGAATAAACGGTACCGGGCCGATATGCTTATTGAGAATGAGATTGCAAAGCTTCGCAGTAAGGGTAAGGTCGATAAAGCTGATGAACTGCAAGAACTATTAGATACGGCAGGTTCGCGGAATGGCGTCTGTGAGGACCTCTATGAAATTATCATGGATAATGAAATTCGTGCGCCTGAATCGGGTGCCTTTGACTGGACGGAAGTACGCCAATTTAATCTGATGTTTAAGACCCAGTTTGGGGCTACCTCTTCCGGTGATGAAGGAGATGATGCGGTGTACCTGCGTCCCGAGACCGCACAGGGAATTTTTGTAAACTTTAAGAATGTGATGGATACTGCACGCCAGAAGGTACCCTTTGGTATTGCTCAGGTTGGTAAAGCTTTCCGAAATGAGGTGGTAGCACGGCAGTTTGTATTTCGCATGCGGGAATTTGAACAGATGGAAATGCAGTATTTTGTAGAACCGGGTACGGACGGTGAAAGTTATGAAAACTGGTTAAATAAACGTCTGGACTGGCATAAAGCACTGGGTATTCGTGAGCACAAGCTGCGTACCCATCCGCATCCCGAAGATAAACTGGCACACTATGCCGAAGCTGCTGCCGATATTCAGTATGAATACCCTATTGGTTGGCAAGAGGTAGAAGGAGTTCATAATCGTACTGACTTTGATTTGAGTCAACATAAAGAGTTTTCGGGCAAGAAGCTTGAGTATTACGATCAGCAGCAACAAAAGCGTTATATCCCGTATGTTATCGAGACTTCTATCGGACTTGATCGTACGGTAATGATGGTACTCTGTGATGCCTACCGCGAAGAAGAAGTGGATGGTGACACACGAACTGTATTAAAGTTGAATCCACAGCTGGCTCCAACTAAGGTGGGTATATTTCCACTAATTAAAAAGGATAAATTGCAGGATCTGGCGCACAAGATAACAGACGATCTGCGTGAAAATTATAATGTTTTGTATGATGAATCCGGATCAATAGGTAAGCGCTATCGTCGGCAAGATGAAGCAGGAACACCTTTCTGTGTGACCGTCGATTTTGATGGGGTAGAGTCAGAAGGAGAAGATACGGTAACTATCCGATATCGTGATGATATGACACAGGATAGGGTGCCAGTAAGCCGCCTTAAAGAGGTGATTGATGACAAAATGAGTAGCTGGCAGCCGGAGTAA